In Spirochaeta thermophila DSM 6578, the following proteins share a genomic window:
- a CDS encoding glycoside hydrolase family 3 protein, with translation MKRVLCFFVCVMALSTSSLWGAGGKEHTSSAPVVFPYEDPSLPLDERARDLVSRMSLEEKVYFVVGTGMGNVAFAPSIMGTDRIVPGAAGTTFPLLHFGIPAMVMADGPAGVRISPVREGEEEKTYYCTAFPIARMLASSWDTSLLEEVGTAMGEEALAYGVDMILAPGMNIHRHPLGGRNFEYYSEDPLITGKMAAAFVRGVQSQGIGACLKHYAANNQETNRMSIDTVVSEKALREIYLRGFEIAVKEGQPWAVMSAYNKVNGLYCSEHHWLLTEVLRNEWGFSGLVMTDWFAGKDPVAQMKAGNDLLMPGTPFQRASLLAAVKEGGLDEEVLDRNAERVARIVLGSASARGVERPEAPDLEAHSLLARKAATEGMVLLKNEGNTLPLDPGLRVAGFGVSFYDVIIGGTGSGDVNEAYRISPAEGLTAAGYQVDSDLKERYLHYIEEAKANLPPKKNWWEPEKRIAEWDLPEEMVDLLASRTDVALVTIGRISGEFADRSREEFYLSSEEKSLLRKVSSAFHAKGKKVVVLLNIGGVIKVDDWRDLVDAILLVWEPGQEAGHAIADVLSGRVNPSGRLTTTFPLDYEDVPSSSYFPGTPMDNPERVEYGEGVMVGYRYFVTDNVPVAYEFGYGLSYTTFDLALAGVEGEVTRDEELRLRVEVTNTGDVPGREVVQVYLERDLVGDEPAKVLVGFAKTEILEPGASERVEIRIPREYLAVFDEGADAWIIPAGDYRLTISKSSLMDVGSIPFSVGHRVHVADVIPLD, from the coding sequence ATGAAAAGGGTATTGTGCTTTTTCGTATGTGTGATGGCCCTCAGTACCTCGAGCCTCTGGGGGGCGGGAGGAAAGGAACACACGTCCTCCGCTCCTGTGGTCTTTCCCTATGAGGACCCATCACTTCCGTTGGATGAGAGGGCCAGGGATCTGGTCTCCCGTATGAGTCTTGAGGAAAAGGTATACTTCGTTGTGGGGACCGGCATGGGGAATGTGGCGTTTGCGCCTTCCATAATGGGAACGGACAGGATCGTCCCGGGAGCGGCAGGGACCACGTTCCCTCTCCTCCACTTCGGGATCCCTGCAATGGTGATGGCGGATGGACCTGCGGGGGTGCGTATCAGCCCTGTGAGAGAGGGGGAGGAAGAGAAGACCTACTATTGCACCGCGTTCCCTATCGCTCGGATGCTCGCTTCATCGTGGGATACATCTCTCCTGGAGGAAGTGGGTACGGCCATGGGTGAGGAAGCCCTCGCCTACGGGGTGGATATGATCCTGGCTCCCGGCATGAACATCCACCGACATCCTCTGGGGGGGAGGAACTTCGAGTACTATTCTGAGGATCCGCTCATCACCGGAAAGATGGCGGCAGCATTCGTACGGGGCGTGCAATCCCAGGGGATAGGGGCCTGTCTCAAACACTACGCGGCGAACAACCAGGAGACGAACCGTATGTCCATCGACACGGTGGTTTCGGAGAAGGCCCTTCGGGAGATCTATCTCAGGGGCTTCGAGATTGCGGTGAAGGAGGGGCAGCCCTGGGCCGTGATGTCCGCCTACAACAAGGTGAACGGGCTCTACTGCAGCGAGCACCATTGGCTCCTCACAGAAGTGCTCCGGAACGAGTGGGGGTTCTCGGGACTCGTGATGACCGATTGGTTCGCAGGGAAGGACCCTGTGGCTCAGATGAAGGCGGGGAACGACCTCCTCATGCCGGGTACGCCCTTCCAGCGAGCTTCTCTCCTGGCGGCGGTGAAGGAGGGAGGTTTGGATGAGGAAGTGCTGGATCGGAACGCGGAGCGGGTGGCCCGTATCGTTCTGGGAAGTGCCTCGGCACGTGGTGTGGAACGGCCAGAGGCGCCCGATCTCGAAGCCCACTCCTTGCTTGCCCGAAAGGCAGCGACCGAAGGGATGGTGCTTCTCAAGAACGAGGGGAACACCCTTCCGCTTGATCCTGGGCTTCGGGTAGCGGGTTTCGGGGTTTCGTTCTATGATGTGATCATCGGAGGGACGGGAAGCGGTGATGTGAACGAGGCGTACCGCATCTCCCCTGCGGAAGGACTCACCGCAGCGGGCTATCAAGTGGATAGTGATCTGAAGGAGAGGTATCTGCACTACATAGAAGAGGCGAAAGCGAACCTCCCTCCGAAGAAGAACTGGTGGGAGCCGGAGAAGAGGATCGCAGAGTGGGATCTTCCTGAGGAGATGGTGGATCTTCTCGCTTCCCGTACTGATGTGGCGCTCGTCACCATAGGGAGGATCTCAGGTGAGTTCGCCGACAGGAGCAGGGAGGAATTCTATCTCAGCAGCGAAGAGAAGTCCCTGTTACGGAAGGTCTCCAGTGCCTTTCATGCGAAAGGGAAGAAGGTGGTAGTCCTCCTCAACATCGGGGGGGTGATAAAAGTTGATGACTGGAGGGATCTCGTCGATGCGATCCTCCTGGTCTGGGAACCTGGACAGGAGGCAGGCCATGCAATCGCAGATGTGCTTTCGGGGCGCGTCAATCCTTCCGGGCGGCTCACCACCACTTTCCCGCTCGACTACGAGGATGTCCCCTCGAGTTCCTACTTTCCCGGAACCCCGATGGACAACCCGGAACGTGTGGAGTATGGAGAAGGGGTCATGGTCGGATACCGGTATTTCGTCACCGACAACGTCCCGGTCGCGTATGAGTTCGGATACGGACTTTCGTATACGACGTTCGACCTGGCCCTTGCTGGGGTCGAAGGGGAGGTGACACGAGATGAGGAACTCCGGCTCCGGGTGGAGGTGACGAACACCGGAGATGTGCCGGGGAGAGAAGTCGTCCAGGTATACCTCGAGAGAGATCTTGTGGGTGACGAGCCGGCGAAGGTTCTGGTGGGATTCGCGAAGACAGAAATCCTCGAGCCGGGCGCCTCTGAACGTGTCGAGATCAGGATTCCCAGGGAATATCTGGCCGTCTTCGACGAGGGAGCGGATGCATGGATCATTCCCGCCGGCGACTACCGTCTCACGATCTCGAAGTCGTCCCTTATGGACGTAGGTTCTATACCTTTTTCCGTTGGACATAGGGTCCATGTGGCTGATGTGATTCCACTGGACTGA
- a CDS encoding AraC family transcriptional regulator, which produces MEGLFYIENVEYKEHLPFKVFLHNVRECGFHLHKELEMLFVLDGSILVQVEGNQYVCGIDDVVLVHGEELHFTHSMGDQNIVLVFQMDVLYADQWEPGFSQMRFLCNSTLSREGKDQEKYRRLRTELASLMAMSRKTEEGARLRMMERVFRILSLLVSEFRVGEREMQVDMSQIEESMRYFSRVARILKYLDTHYMDRISLSELAEREGVHPSYLSRFFHEKVGLAFKDYLQMVRLQKSLRDLITSSRTITEIAMDYGFPSVKAYETSFRKFYGSTPSAWRSSTMERLAPPPHSVYNPLSRKKAFRLLERYVSSEEDR; this is translated from the coding sequence ATGGAAGGTCTTTTCTACATAGAGAACGTGGAGTACAAGGAGCACCTTCCGTTCAAGGTGTTCCTCCACAACGTGAGGGAGTGCGGATTCCATCTCCACAAGGAGTTGGAGATGCTTTTCGTGCTGGACGGGAGTATCCTGGTGCAGGTGGAGGGAAACCAGTACGTATGCGGGATCGACGACGTGGTACTGGTGCACGGCGAGGAGCTCCACTTCACCCATTCCATGGGTGATCAGAATATCGTCCTCGTGTTCCAGATGGATGTGCTCTATGCCGATCAGTGGGAACCAGGGTTCTCGCAGATGCGATTCCTCTGTAACTCCACGCTCTCGAGAGAGGGGAAGGACCAAGAGAAGTATCGAAGGTTGAGGACGGAACTCGCCTCCCTCATGGCCATGTCCCGGAAGACAGAGGAGGGTGCACGCCTCAGGATGATGGAAAGGGTGTTTCGCATCCTCTCGCTCCTCGTCTCGGAGTTCAGGGTGGGGGAGAGGGAGATGCAGGTGGACATGTCGCAGATCGAGGAGAGCATGAGATACTTCTCGAGAGTGGCGCGCATCCTCAAATACTTGGACACCCACTACATGGATCGTATCTCCCTTTCCGAACTCGCCGAGCGGGAAGGGGTGCATCCCAGCTACCTTTCCAGGTTTTTCCACGAGAAGGTAGGGCTTGCCTTCAAAGATTACCTGCAGATGGTACGTCTGCAGAAATCGTTGCGGGATCTCATCACGAGTTCCCGCACCATCACGGAGATCGCGATGGACTATGGGTTTCCCAGTGTGAAGGCGTATGAGACGTCGTTCAGGAAGTTCTATGGATCGACCCCCTCTGCGTGGCGTTCCAGTACCATGGAGCGACTGGCCCCCCCGCCTCACTCTGTGTACAACCCCCTGTCCAGGAAGAAGGCGTTTCGTCTTCTCGAGCGGTATGTGTCCTCCGAAGAGGACCGATAA
- a CDS encoding glycoside hydrolase family 3 protein, producing MMEWMSRAPFSLSPQDRRWVEETFRSLSLEEKVGQVFVLLCDELSEEKMQYVLGLKPGGIHRFPNGVSWETLASSAVFLQEHSRVPLLLTGDLEFSFFAVRIGDEGSEFQTQMGVAASSDPLRDVERMARIAAREGRALGYNVTFSPVVDINYNFRSTITGARTFGSDADMVRRLSEVYVRVLQEEGMGACAKHWPGDGVDDRDQHLVTSCNSLSRDVWDASYGEVYRGVIQAGVQSIMSAHICAPALVDGPDRFVPASLSGDLTITFLRERLGFNGVVISDATPMAGFASQGKREDLLPRALDAGCDIILFSEDPEEDVQIVLDAVKSRRVAPERLDEAVLRILAWKAALGLHRVEDWSSHVRGLMEEARASREEHARWAEECFASSITLVKHENDILPISPQRYRRVLLLESRPPEVFGPSGFTPFKDYLEQEGFWVTRMEADVLPDPDLYDLAIYLLDHYTFMSEGRASIPWAELHGGAFRSMWRFWDDIPTVMISLSSPYFLFEAPTVGTYVNVYSPAEVGLKVLVDLLMGRREFRGRNPVDPFCGMEDVRVSCGG from the coding sequence ATGATGGAGTGGATGAGCCGAGCACCGTTTTCTCTTTCTCCTCAGGACCGGCGGTGGGTGGAGGAGACGTTCCGATCCCTCTCTCTCGAAGAGAAGGTCGGTCAGGTCTTCGTCCTACTGTGCGATGAGCTCTCCGAGGAGAAGATGCAGTACGTCCTGGGACTCAAGCCCGGGGGGATCCATAGATTCCCGAACGGAGTCTCGTGGGAGACGCTCGCTTCCTCGGCCGTGTTCCTCCAGGAACACTCACGCGTCCCCCTCCTCCTCACCGGCGACCTCGAGTTTTCCTTCTTTGCGGTCAGGATCGGTGATGAGGGGAGCGAATTCCAGACACAGATGGGGGTGGCCGCATCGTCCGATCCCCTCAGGGATGTGGAGAGGATGGCCCGTATCGCTGCCAGGGAGGGGCGGGCCCTGGGCTACAATGTGACCTTCTCCCCCGTGGTGGACATAAACTACAACTTCAGGAGTACCATCACCGGAGCGAGGACCTTCGGGAGCGATGCCGACATGGTGAGGCGTCTCTCCGAGGTCTACGTCAGGGTGCTCCAGGAAGAGGGGATGGGAGCCTGTGCGAAGCACTGGCCGGGAGACGGGGTGGACGATCGCGATCAGCACCTGGTGACGTCGTGCAACAGCCTTTCCCGCGATGTGTGGGATGCGAGCTACGGTGAGGTCTACCGAGGGGTGATACAGGCCGGAGTGCAGAGCATCATGAGCGCCCACATCTGCGCCCCTGCGCTCGTGGACGGTCCCGATCGTTTCGTGCCGGCCTCTCTCTCGGGGGATCTCACGATCACATTCCTTCGGGAGCGTCTGGGTTTCAATGGCGTGGTGATTTCGGATGCCACCCCCATGGCGGGTTTCGCCTCACAGGGGAAGAGGGAGGATCTCCTGCCCCGTGCCCTCGATGCGGGATGCGATATCATACTCTTTTCCGAGGACCCTGAGGAAGATGTCCAGATCGTCCTCGATGCAGTGAAGTCGCGGCGGGTGGCTCCCGAGCGGTTGGACGAGGCGGTGTTGCGTATCCTCGCCTGGAAAGCGGCCCTCGGCCTTCACCGCGTTGAGGACTGGTCCTCGCACGTGAGAGGGCTCATGGAAGAGGCGAGGGCGTCGAGGGAGGAACACGCCCGGTGGGCCGAAGAGTGTTTCGCCTCGTCCATCACGCTGGTGAAGCACGAGAACGATATCCTGCCCATCTCGCCGCAGCGGTACCGCCGGGTGCTCCTGCTGGAGAGCCGGCCTCCCGAGGTCTTCGGGCCTTCGGGGTTCACCCCCTTCAAGGACTATCTCGAGCAGGAGGGGTTCTGGGTGACCAGGATGGAGGCGGATGTGCTCCCCGATCCTGATCTCTACGATCTGGCCATCTACCTGCTCGATCACTACACCTTCATGAGTGAAGGGCGGGCTTCGATCCCCTGGGCGGAGTTGCATGGGGGAGCATTCCGATCGATGTGGCGCTTCTGGGACGACATCCCCACGGTGATGATTTCCCTGAGCAGTCCGTATTTCCTCTTCGAGGCGCCCACGGTGGGGACGTATGTGAACGTGTATTCCCCGGCTGAGGTGGGCCTCAAGGTGCTGGTCGATCTCCTCATGGGGAGGAGGGAGTTCCGGGGGAGGAATCCCGTGGATCCGTTCTGTGGAATGGAGGACGTGAGGGTCTCCTGTGGCGGGTAA
- a CDS encoding alpha/beta hydrolase-fold protein produces the protein MKVRLMLGCALVGVLVSCAGLKEGRSMKGSEARLERVSYVSVDDGKERDAFVYVPAGYEDTKDPWPLLLFLHGDGERGDGKEDLDYVLSYGPLYEAWIQKRDLPFIIVAPQMPMWGRDEGPDAPPYITGRSRDQIPRRLEEGVPPRITAMEWDVPYTGAVPAEVLPPIEALPPGWDRVAEDIPVLLDLVAGRYRVDESRVYLSGVSMGGIGTWIIASRYPERFAAIAPVVGFGYPEMMEPLAEARMPIWCFSGGRDPVVPTSLFFPAFIRLEDLGHRDYRFTTEQDMGHDVWVRVYAGEDLYRWLLSHRKR, from the coding sequence ATGAAGGTACGGTTGATGCTCGGCTGTGCACTCGTGGGAGTGCTGGTCTCATGTGCAGGTCTCAAGGAGGGTCGATCGATGAAAGGAAGCGAAGCGCGACTTGAGCGCGTATCCTATGTGAGTGTGGACGACGGGAAGGAGCGGGACGCCTTTGTCTACGTGCCCGCAGGCTACGAGGACACGAAAGACCCGTGGCCTCTCCTGCTCTTCCTTCACGGCGACGGTGAGCGGGGTGACGGCAAGGAGGACCTCGACTACGTGCTCTCCTACGGTCCGCTCTACGAGGCGTGGATTCAGAAGCGGGATCTCCCGTTCATCATCGTGGCGCCTCAGATGCCGATGTGGGGAAGGGATGAGGGGCCGGATGCCCCTCCCTACATCACCGGACGGTCCCGTGACCAGATTCCCCGCAGGCTCGAGGAGGGCGTGCCTCCCCGGATCACGGCGATGGAGTGGGATGTGCCGTACACCGGGGCGGTGCCTGCAGAGGTGCTTCCTCCGATCGAGGCCCTTCCACCGGGATGGGACCGCGTGGCCGAGGATATCCCCGTGCTCCTCGATCTGGTGGCCGGCCGGTATCGGGTGGACGAGTCGAGGGTCTACTTGTCCGGCGTCTCCATGGGTGGGATCGGAACCTGGATCATCGCCTCACGGTATCCCGAGCGTTTCGCGGCCATCGCCCCGGTGGTGGGATTCGGTTACCCGGAGATGATGGAGCCGCTCGCAGAGGCGAGGATGCCCATCTGGTGCTTTTCCGGCGGAAGGGATCCGGTGGTGCCTACGAGTCTGTTCTTCCCCGCCTTCATCCGTCTGGAGGATCTGGGGCACAGGGACTACCGGTTCACCACGGAACAGGATATGGGACACGATGTGTGGGTTCGGGTGTACGCAGGTGAAGACCTCTACCGGTGGCTGCTCTCGCATCGCAAGCGGTAG
- a CDS encoding glycoside hydrolase family 3 C-terminal domain-containing protein: MQVKDIVARLSLEQKAALCSGKDFWFTVDIPELGVRSMLLSDGPHGLRKMKDGTEVDAEEMTVPAVCFPSGVALASSWDRALLHGLGRVLGEEARAEGIDVLLGPAINIKRSPLCGRNFEYYSEDPYLAGELAAAYIRGVQEQGVGTSVKHYVANNQEHRRMSVDAVIDERTLREIYLAAFERAVKGGRPWTVMAAYNRVNGAYCTESAFLLTRLLREEWGFDGFVVSDWGAVDEIVEALKAGMDLEMPSSFGVGPGNLVKAVREGRLSEEVLDRAVERILGVLARAGEAHSGTYDKEVHHRLARETARECMVLLKNEEGILPLEGVRRVALVGAFARHPRFQGGGSSHINAFKVESLYEELPKVLKGAEISYAPGYVLGEEGKVDERLIQEACEAAKAAEVAVVCVGLPEEWESEGYDREHLELPESHNRLVEAVAAVQPRTVVVLHNGAPVRMPWLGRVKAVLEAYLGGQAVGGAVADILAGVVSPSGKLAETFPQRLEDTPCYLWFPGERDRVEYREGIFVGYRYYDTVGKEVLFPFGFGLSYTEFAYTGMKVSAGEVSADDGLVVEVSVKNVGKRAGKEVVQLYVRDVESSVVRPEKELKGFEKVFLEPGEEKTVRFTLDRRAFAYYAPEVQDWVVEEGEFEILVGASSRDIRLSERVTVRSNDRVPFEVGRNTLLGDLLAHPATKSIGEEVVGGLTRPGGPMEGIMKRSPNMAQAIIRYLPLRDLVNFSGGAFTEEMLADIIERCSESLSS; encoded by the coding sequence ATGCAGGTGAAGGATATCGTTGCACGACTTTCGCTCGAGCAGAAGGCCGCCTTGTGTAGCGGGAAGGACTTCTGGTTCACGGTGGATATTCCGGAGCTGGGGGTGAGGTCCATGCTCCTCTCCGATGGGCCGCATGGGCTCAGGAAGATGAAGGATGGGACGGAGGTGGATGCCGAGGAGATGACGGTGCCGGCGGTGTGTTTCCCCTCGGGGGTGGCGCTCGCGAGTTCCTGGGACAGGGCGTTGCTCCATGGGCTGGGCCGGGTGCTCGGCGAGGAGGCGAGGGCCGAGGGGATCGATGTGCTCCTGGGTCCTGCGATCAATATAAAGCGCTCGCCCCTCTGCGGGAGGAACTTCGAGTACTATTCCGAGGATCCGTACCTCGCAGGCGAGCTCGCGGCGGCCTACATCCGGGGGGTGCAGGAGCAGGGGGTGGGGACCTCGGTCAAGCACTATGTGGCGAACAACCAGGAGCACCGCAGGATGAGTGTGGATGCGGTGATCGATGAGCGCACCCTGCGCGAGATCTACCTGGCGGCGTTCGAGAGGGCGGTGAAGGGGGGCCGTCCGTGGACCGTGATGGCCGCCTACAACCGGGTGAACGGGGCGTACTGCACGGAGAGCGCGTTTCTCCTCACCCGGCTGCTCAGGGAGGAGTGGGGGTTCGACGGGTTCGTGGTGTCCGACTGGGGGGCGGTGGACGAGATCGTGGAGGCGCTCAAGGCCGGGATGGATCTGGAGATGCCGAGCAGCTTCGGGGTGGGGCCGGGCAATCTGGTGAAGGCGGTGAGGGAGGGGCGGCTCTCCGAGGAGGTGCTCGACAGGGCCGTGGAGCGGATACTGGGTGTGCTCGCGCGGGCCGGGGAGGCCCATTCGGGTACCTACGACAAGGAGGTGCACCACCGTCTCGCGAGGGAGACGGCGCGGGAGTGCATGGTGCTCCTCAAGAACGAGGAGGGGATCCTCCCCCTCGAAGGGGTGAGGAGGGTGGCGCTGGTGGGCGCCTTTGCCCGGCATCCCCGTTTCCAGGGGGGCGGGAGCTCCCACATCAACGCCTTCAAGGTGGAGAGCCTCTACGAGGAGCTGCCGAAGGTGCTGAAGGGAGCAGAGATCTCCTATGCGCCGGGCTACGTGCTGGGGGAGGAGGGGAAGGTTGACGAGCGGCTCATCCAGGAGGCGTGCGAGGCGGCGAAGGCTGCGGAGGTGGCGGTGGTGTGTGTGGGGCTTCCGGAGGAGTGGGAGTCGGAGGGATACGACAGGGAGCACCTGGAGCTGCCCGAGAGCCACAACCGGCTGGTGGAGGCCGTGGCAGCGGTGCAGCCCCGCACGGTGGTGGTGCTCCACAACGGCGCGCCGGTGCGCATGCCGTGGCTGGGCAGGGTGAAGGCGGTGCTGGAGGCCTACCTGGGCGGCCAGGCGGTGGGGGGTGCGGTGGCGGACATCCTGGCAGGGGTGGTCTCTCCCAGCGGGAAGCTCGCGGAGACCTTCCCGCAGCGCCTGGAGGATACCCCCTGCTACCTCTGGTTCCCGGGCGAGCGGGACAGGGTCGAGTACCGGGAGGGTATCTTCGTGGGCTACCGCTACTACGACACGGTGGGGAAGGAGGTGCTCTTCCCCTTTGGGTTCGGGCTCAGCTACACCGAGTTCGCCTATACCGGGATGAAGGTGAGCGCCGGGGAAGTATCGGCCGACGATGGACTGGTGGTGGAGGTCTCGGTGAAGAATGTGGGGAAGCGGGCCGGGAAAGAGGTGGTACAGCTCTACGTGCGGGACGTGGAGAGCTCGGTGGTGCGGCCTGAAAAGGAGCTCAAGGGCTTCGAGAAGGTCTTTCTCGAACCGGGAGAGGAGAAGACCGTGCGCTTCACCCTCGATAGGCGGGCCTTTGCCTACTACGCGCCCGAGGTGCAGGACTGGGTGGTGGAGGAAGGTGAGTTCGAGATCCTGGTGGGCGCCTCCTCGCGGGATATCCGGCTCTCGGAGCGGGTGACCGTGCGGTCGAACGATCGTGTGCCCTTCGAGGTGGGTCGGAACACCCTCCTGGGGGATCTCCTTGCCCATCCTGCCACCAAGTCCATCGGCGAAGAGGTGGTGGGAGGGCTCACCCGGCCTGGCGGCCCGATGGAAGGGATCATGAAGCGGAGCCCGAACATGGCACAGGCGATCATCAGGTACCTCCCCTTGAGGGATCTGGTGAACTTCAGCGGGGGTGCCTTCACCGAAGAGATGCTCGCAGACATCATCGAGCGGTGCAGCGAGTCGCTTTCATCTTGA
- a CDS encoding DUF1576 domain-containing protein: MERNERFLYVVMGIVLLEFLGLGLAEDGLIQALRGFVRLQTSPARLLNDFASWGGVGGAFLNAVLVGIFGLLLIRWSGVLLAGPTMAAVFTLMGFALFGKTILNIAPIILGVYFSSLLMRKPFKSYILFALFGTALGPLTTYLIFEVGLPLPLSAVLGVGASILVGMLIPPVGVALLHLHQGYNLYNIGFTSGFLGLFIASILDSADSLLPLGVRLLEDPPLAMVLLVPLLSLTLVLAGLIFSHGGGFRELRSILSIPGRLPSDFVTMVAPGGSLMNMGLLGLASAAYVWVVGGAFNGPVLGGILTVIGFGAFGKTLRNSWPVVLGVWVSSLVFGYDPASAGPLLAALFGTTLAPLAGQFGPLVGFIAGFMHLVVVSRTGFWHGGFALYNNGFAGGLTASLLVAIMEWFKTHREERKSS; this comes from the coding sequence GTGGAACGGAATGAACGATTTCTCTATGTGGTGATGGGGATCGTGCTCCTGGAATTCCTTGGTCTCGGCCTTGCTGAGGATGGACTGATCCAGGCGTTGAGAGGATTCGTGAGATTGCAGACCTCTCCTGCGAGGTTGTTGAACGACTTCGCCTCATGGGGTGGGGTGGGGGGAGCGTTCCTGAACGCTGTCCTCGTGGGAATCTTCGGCCTGCTCCTCATTCGATGGAGCGGCGTGCTTCTCGCAGGGCCCACCATGGCCGCGGTTTTCACGCTGATGGGATTCGCGCTCTTCGGAAAGACCATACTGAACATCGCTCCGATCATACTCGGAGTGTACTTCTCTTCCCTCCTCATGAGAAAGCCGTTCAAATCCTACATCCTCTTCGCCCTCTTCGGTACGGCCCTCGGTCCCCTCACGACGTATCTCATCTTCGAGGTTGGACTCCCGTTGCCTCTTTCAGCCGTCCTCGGGGTGGGGGCCTCCATTCTGGTGGGTATGCTCATCCCCCCCGTGGGGGTGGCACTCCTCCACCTGCATCAGGGATACAACCTCTACAACATCGGGTTCACCTCCGGTTTCCTTGGGCTCTTCATCGCCTCGATCCTCGATTCTGCCGACAGTCTCCTCCCCTTGGGGGTCCGTCTCCTCGAAGATCCTCCCCTTGCGATGGTTCTGCTCGTCCCTCTCCTCTCTCTCACCCTGGTCCTCGCAGGACTCATCTTCTCCCACGGCGGGGGGTTCAGGGAGCTTCGGTCGATCCTGAGCATCCCGGGCAGACTTCCCTCCGACTTCGTGACGATGGTGGCGCCTGGGGGAAGTCTTATGAACATGGGGCTCTTGGGCTTGGCCTCGGCGGCATATGTGTGGGTGGTGGGAGGGGCTTTCAACGGACCGGTGTTGGGGGGGATCCTCACGGTGATCGGTTTCGGTGCATTCGGGAAGACGCTCCGCAACTCCTGGCCCGTGGTCCTGGGTGTGTGGGTGAGTTCTCTCGTCTTCGGGTATGATCCGGCCTCTGCAGGCCCCCTCCTTGCGGCGCTCTTCGGGACCACTTTGGCCCCCCTCGCGGGGCAGTTCGGCCCGCTCGTCGGCTTCATAGCCGGCTTCATGCACCTGGTGGTCGTGAGCCGCACGGGGTTCTGGCATGGCGGGTTCGCCCTCTACAACAATGGAT